The Gossypium hirsutum isolate 1008001.06 chromosome D07, Gossypium_hirsutum_v2.1, whole genome shotgun sequence genome includes the window AAAGCCAAATTTGGACAATTATCAGCGACTGCCACTGAAGGTGAGTTGATGTGCGCTGCTCGAGCATACATCATGCATATCATAGGGGGAGTACTCATGCCCAATGCAAACAACAACGTGTATTTGATGTACTTGTCCCTACTAGCTGATTTGTCCAGTGTAGGTTCGTATAGCTGGGGCTCCGCCGTGTTAGCAGTGTTGTATCGGGAGCTTTGTCGGACGACAAACCTGGATGCTGTAGACATAGGCGGATGCCTCACATTGCTGCAGTCTTGGGCGCTGTATCGGATGCCATTTTTGGCATCGGTTAGTCACCAACCGTATGTTTATCCACTAGTGaacaggtgataaaatataacttgtcattatttgtagtcatagtatattgactaatgttaccaaccctaaaccctatataTTGTTCTTTGTAGGTGGAGTGTTCATCCGGGTATCGGGAGGTCGCACACTGTCCCGATATACCGACTCATGCTGGAACAACATGCCCGGGAAGGGGTAagttgttattctaatattcatggCATCTTACTTTCTGTATATTACTCACACGTTATGGTTAATTATTACTAAGTTATTACTCATGCAGTTTATATAGATGCCATACAGTAGGCCAGAAATTACAGATGTGGTACCCTCGCCTGCATACGTTCATTCCCACATATGGTGCACTAACgcaccaattataaatttcaatgtaGTCAAGTGGTATCACGAAGATCGGGTGCTCCGACAGTTTGGTTGCATCCAACATATCCTGGATCCCCCATGCGAGGTGGAGGAGGTTCATGCATGAGTAAGAAAGGAAAACCGCATTTGGATTGGGCATTAAGCACCGAAAATTTGTGGCGCTGTGGAATGATCGAATGCGTCGAAGACCTCAGATGGTTATGGCTTCCGAATCGCAACCATCATTAGAATATATACAATGGTACTATCATTGCGGGAAGCCATATATACTTGGAGGCCAGTCGACTG containing:
- the LOC107956021 gene encoding protein MAINTENANCE OF MERISTEMS-like, giving the protein MDPLIKRGLVPSNKGPCDGLKKAPDARLVPYLEQAGFGTAAKIWVSDLCYDLLSALVERWRPETHTFHFPCGECTVTLEDIAMQLGLQIDGRPLLGDSPGDDESNFTSLKFIWLKAKFGQLSATATEGELMCAARAYIMHIIGGVLMPNANNNVYLMYLSLLADLSSVGSYSWGSAVLAVLYRELCRTTNLDAVDIGGCLTLLQSWALYRMPFLASVSHQPYVYPLVNRWSVHPGIGRSHTVPIYRLMLEQHAREGMPYSRPEITDVVPSPAYVHSHIWCTNAPIINFNVVKWYHEDRVLRQFGCIQHILDPPCEVEEVHA